In the genome of Notamacropus eugenii isolate mMacEug1 chromosome 5, mMacEug1.pri_v2, whole genome shotgun sequence, one region contains:
- the LOC140508073 gene encoding uncharacterized protein isoform X2 yields the protein MGERAGPWPLTPVGPHPLNPCRPACCLERRRKEDPSPSPGQSGESRPGPNRELRARGNGPWELQLPAPEGKIRLKIKETPEEQSLSVKVTQKQRFISDGPCDFTGRQLCPVLHRTHTRQERYESYHCGKAFSQELSVIYNPKIKTGGKPYKCHKCDKAFKELSSLIKHQKVRTGKKTHEYNHCGRNFKWRKSSAKHQRTHTGEKPYECNECGKTFSSRMYIALHQRIHTGEKPYECNQCGKAFTQKTYLIRHQRIHTGEKPYECNQCGKTFPWKSNLIVHQRKTYQCNQCGKSFKCRKGIAKHQSIHTGEKPYKCNQCEKTFSTRKYLAQHQRIHTREKPHECNQCGKTFSSQKYIALHQRIHTGEKFYKCHQCGKAFTQKAILIVHQRIHTGEKPYECDQCGKTFLQKEKLAEHQRIHTGEKPYECNLCGKAFPWRSSLIVHQRKTYECNQCGKTFQCRKSIAQHQSIHTGKKLYECNQCGKVLTKKTSFTVHQRIHTGEKPYECNECGKTFSSKNSIAQHQRTHTGEKPYECNECGKTFSSKAYIALHQRIHTGEKPYECNDCGKAFSQKTSFTVHQRIHTGEKPYECSQCGKTFSSKKYIAQHQRTHTGEKPYKCNECGKTFTSRAYIALHQRIHTGEKPYECNQCGKAFSQKSSFIVHQRIHTGEKPYECDQCGKAFPRKTSLTVHQRYQHSLRI from the exons ATGG gTGAGAGAGCAGGGCCTTGGCCTCTGACTCCTGTGGGCCCTCACCCTTTAAATCCCTGTCGGCCAGCCTGCTGCctagaaagaaggaggaaagaagatccttctccctccccaggtCAGTCTGGAGAATCCAGGCCTGGCCCAAACAGGGAGCTCAGAGCCAGAGGGAATGGCCCGTGGGAGCTCCAGCTCCCAGCCCCAG AAGGGAAGATCAGACTTAAAATAAAAGAGACTCCTGAAGAGCAAAGTCTTTCTGTGAAAGTAACTCAAAAGCAAAGATTCATAAGTGATGGTCCCTGTGACTTCACTGGGAGACAACTTTGTCCTGTTCTTCATAGAACTCACACAAGACAGGAACGTTATGAAAGTTATCATTGTGGTAAAGCCTTCAGTCAAGAGTTATCTGTTATTTACAatccaaaaattaaaactggagGGAAACCATACAAATGTCATAAATGTGACAAAGCTTTTAAAGAACTCTCATCTCTTATTAAACATCAAAAAGTTCGCACTGGGAAGAAAACTCATGAATATAATCAttgtggaaggaattttaaaTGGAGAAAGAGTAGTGCTAAACATCAGAGAacacacactggagagaaaccgtATGAGTGTAATGAGTGTGGAAAAACTTTCAGTTCTAGAATGTATATTGCTCTCCATcaaagaatccacactggagagaaaccttatgaatgtaatcagtgtggaaaggcttttacacAGAAGACCTATCTTATtagacatcagagaatccacactggagagaaaccttatgaatgtaatcaatgtggaaagacttttccATGGAAGTCCAATCTTATTGTACATCAGAGGAAAACTTatcaatgtaatcaatgtggaaagtctTTCAAATGTAGAAAGGGTATTGCTAAACACCAGAgcatccacactggagagaaaccttataaatgtaatcagtgtgaAAAAACTTTCAGTACTAGGAAGTACCTTGcacaacatcagagaatccacactagagagaaacctcatgaatgtaatcagtgtggaaaaacTTTCAGTTCTCAGAAGTATATTGCTCTACATCaaagaatccatactggagagaaattttataaatgtcatcaatgtggaaaggcttttacacAGAAGGCCATTCTtattgtacatcagagaatccacactggagagaaaccctatgaatgtgaTCAGTGTGGAAAAACTTTCCTACAGAAAGAGAAACttgctgaacatcagagaatccacactggagagaaaccttatgaatgtaatctaTGTGGAAAGGCTTTTCCATGGAGATCCAGTCTTATTGTACATCAGAGGAAaacatatgaatgtaatcaatgtggaaagactttccaATGTAGAAAGAGCATTGCACAACATCAGAGCATCCACACTGGAAagaaactttatgaatgtaatcagtgtggaaaggttttgacaaagaagaccagttttactgtacatcagagaatccacactggagagaaaccttatgaatgtaatgagtgtggaaaaactttcagttctaaaaattCTATTGCTCAACATCAGAGAACCCACACTGGTGAGAAACCTTATGAGTGCAATGAGTGCGGAAAAACTTTCAGTTCTAAGGCATATATTGCTTTGCATCAAAGAATCCACAccggagagaaaccttatgaatgtaatgattgTGGAAAGGCTTTTTCACAGAAGACCAGTtttactgtacatcagagaatccacactggagagaaaccttatgaatgcagtCAATGTGGAAAAACATTCAGTTCTAAGAAGTATATTGCTCAACATCAGAGaacccacactggagagaaaccttataaatgtaatgagtGTGGAAAAACTTTCACTTCTAGGGCATATATCGCTTTACATcaaagaatccacactggagagaaaccttatgaatgtaatcagtgtggaaaggctttttcACAGAAGTCCAGTTTtattgtacatcagagaatccacactggagagaaaccttatgaatgtgatcaatgtggaaaagcttttccACGGAAGACTAGtcttactgtacatcagagaTACCAGCATTCCTTACGAATATAA
- the LOC140508073 gene encoding uncharacterized protein isoform X1, translated as MARGSSSSQPQELVTFKDVAVDFTSEEWCLLDHSQKELYKEVMLENARNLLSLGCPVPREDMIAYFEQREAPWMLEQGGPRILCPEGKIRLKIKETPEEQSLSVKVTQKQRFISDGPCDFTGRQLCPVLHRTHTRQERYESYHCGKAFSQELSVIYNPKIKTGGKPYKCHKCDKAFKELSSLIKHQKVRTGKKTHEYNHCGRNFKWRKSSAKHQRTHTGEKPYECNECGKTFSSRMYIALHQRIHTGEKPYECNQCGKAFTQKTYLIRHQRIHTGEKPYECNQCGKTFPWKSNLIVHQRKTYQCNQCGKSFKCRKGIAKHQSIHTGEKPYKCNQCEKTFSTRKYLAQHQRIHTREKPHECNQCGKTFSSQKYIALHQRIHTGEKFYKCHQCGKAFTQKAILIVHQRIHTGEKPYECDQCGKTFLQKEKLAEHQRIHTGEKPYECNLCGKAFPWRSSLIVHQRKTYECNQCGKTFQCRKSIAQHQSIHTGKKLYECNQCGKVLTKKTSFTVHQRIHTGEKPYECNECGKTFSSKNSIAQHQRTHTGEKPYECNECGKTFSSKAYIALHQRIHTGEKPYECNDCGKAFSQKTSFTVHQRIHTGEKPYECSQCGKTFSSKKYIAQHQRTHTGEKPYKCNECGKTFTSRAYIALHQRIHTGEKPYECNQCGKAFSQKSSFIVHQRIHTGEKPYECDQCGKAFPRKTSLTVHQRYQHSLRI; from the exons ATGGCCCGTGGGAGCTCCAGCTCCCAGCCCCAG GAGTTGGTAACATTCAAAgatgtggctgtggacttcaccTCAGAGGAGTGGTGCCTGTTGGACCATTCTCAGAAGGAGTTGTACAAGGAGGTCATGTTGGAAAATGCCCGGAACCTGCTATCTCTGG GGTGTCCAGTTCCCAGAGAAGACATGATTGCTTATTTTGAGCAAAGGGAAGCCCCATGGATGCTGGAGCAAGGAGGCCCGAGGATCCTGTGTCCAG AAGGGAAGATCAGACTTAAAATAAAAGAGACTCCTGAAGAGCAAAGTCTTTCTGTGAAAGTAACTCAAAAGCAAAGATTCATAAGTGATGGTCCCTGTGACTTCACTGGGAGACAACTTTGTCCTGTTCTTCATAGAACTCACACAAGACAGGAACGTTATGAAAGTTATCATTGTGGTAAAGCCTTCAGTCAAGAGTTATCTGTTATTTACAatccaaaaattaaaactggagGGAAACCATACAAATGTCATAAATGTGACAAAGCTTTTAAAGAACTCTCATCTCTTATTAAACATCAAAAAGTTCGCACTGGGAAGAAAACTCATGAATATAATCAttgtggaaggaattttaaaTGGAGAAAGAGTAGTGCTAAACATCAGAGAacacacactggagagaaaccgtATGAGTGTAATGAGTGTGGAAAAACTTTCAGTTCTAGAATGTATATTGCTCTCCATcaaagaatccacactggagagaaaccttatgaatgtaatcagtgtggaaaggcttttacacAGAAGACCTATCTTATtagacatcagagaatccacactggagagaaaccttatgaatgtaatcaatgtggaaagacttttccATGGAAGTCCAATCTTATTGTACATCAGAGGAAAACTTatcaatgtaatcaatgtggaaagtctTTCAAATGTAGAAAGGGTATTGCTAAACACCAGAgcatccacactggagagaaaccttataaatgtaatcagtgtgaAAAAACTTTCAGTACTAGGAAGTACCTTGcacaacatcagagaatccacactagagagaaacctcatgaatgtaatcagtgtggaaaaacTTTCAGTTCTCAGAAGTATATTGCTCTACATCaaagaatccatactggagagaaattttataaatgtcatcaatgtggaaaggcttttacacAGAAGGCCATTCTtattgtacatcagagaatccacactggagagaaaccctatgaatgtgaTCAGTGTGGAAAAACTTTCCTACAGAAAGAGAAACttgctgaacatcagagaatccacactggagagaaaccttatgaatgtaatctaTGTGGAAAGGCTTTTCCATGGAGATCCAGTCTTATTGTACATCAGAGGAAaacatatgaatgtaatcaatgtggaaagactttccaATGTAGAAAGAGCATTGCACAACATCAGAGCATCCACACTGGAAagaaactttatgaatgtaatcagtgtggaaaggttttgacaaagaagaccagttttactgtacatcagagaatccacactggagagaaaccttatgaatgtaatgagtgtggaaaaactttcagttctaaaaattCTATTGCTCAACATCAGAGAACCCACACTGGTGAGAAACCTTATGAGTGCAATGAGTGCGGAAAAACTTTCAGTTCTAAGGCATATATTGCTTTGCATCAAAGAATCCACAccggagagaaaccttatgaatgtaatgattgTGGAAAGGCTTTTTCACAGAAGACCAGTtttactgtacatcagagaatccacactggagagaaaccttatgaatgcagtCAATGTGGAAAAACATTCAGTTCTAAGAAGTATATTGCTCAACATCAGAGaacccacactggagagaaaccttataaatgtaatgagtGTGGAAAAACTTTCACTTCTAGGGCATATATCGCTTTACATcaaagaatccacactggagagaaaccttatgaatgtaatcagtgtggaaaggctttttcACAGAAGTCCAGTTTtattgtacatcagagaatccacactggagagaaaccttatgaatgtgatcaatgtggaaaagcttttccACGGAAGACTAGtcttactgtacatcagagaTACCAGCATTCCTTACGAATATAA